The genomic stretch ATGGGAAGTTAAAAAAACCCTTCCTAAACTACTCCTTCCCTGATATTGGGCACAAATATCATTTGGCAACTCAATATATTCATTTGTTGTTCCTAAAACTCCACCTTCAAAAACATAATCAACGCCATATTTTTCTTTAAAATACCCCTCTTTTTCTTTTGTTAATTTATAGTTGAGTGGACAAACTAATATAGAATTTTTTATTTTTACTCTTTTGTAATCTAACTCTCTCTCTAAATCATAAACTTCATCCTTATAAATTATAAATTCATCCCCTAAAGTTACATCGTAACTACACGGTCCAACGTTTTTTGGATTAAATGGTTCTATGATAATCCTCTCCGATTTAACATAATCAAGAATATCCTTGTCACTTAATATCATGACTTTCACCAAATTAATTCTAAAGTCATCTGCGTTAAAATATCATTAGGGATAAAGAAGATAGCGTTATTTAAATTTTATTAATTATCCAAAAAATAATTACTTAAATATAAAGCGTTCTGCAAAATTATAAATTGCCTAAATTCAAATTTCATCTTCTTCTTTTTCTCTATTGGCATCTCTTTCTTTCTTCTTTTTTTCCAATTTTTCCCTATCAAGTGCAAAATTTTCTTCAATTTTTATTACATGATCTGCTATATTTTGCAATGCAGTCGAGAATCCTGGTTCAGCCCCAATAACAATAATTTTTTTCCCTCTTTCTTTTGCCTTCCTAATTGCAGGTAAAAAATCAGCATCTCTCGTCATATATGCAATCGTGTCAATATTGCCATTAAAAATTAGTTCTGTCCCATCAACAGCCATTTCAACATCAACATCTCCAGCAGAGATTCTTGGTTCAAAACCTTGATTAACAATAGCCTCTATCAACTTGTCTGATGCATATTGGTTTAAATAAACCCTTCCAATAACAATAGTTCCAAACTCTTCCAATGCTTCTCTAATCTTATCTAAATCAATATTAAACTCCTTCCTTAACATATTCGGCCCATCAATAAGAAGGGCTATTTTGTTTGAACCTTTTTTACGGGTTTTTATATACAATTTACTTTTCAAATCGCCAAGTTTTTTCCACATTGTCCCACCACCAATAACAATAACAAAAAGAACAAAAATTAACAAAATTTATACCACAATTATTTAGTGCATCATTTAATATATGACCTCTAATATATAAAGCATTTATTTAATTAATATTAATCTGGTGAAATAATGCTCTGCTTAAAACAGAGGAGTGTAAAAAATGCTTATGAAACATTAGTTCCAAAAATTTTAAAAGAAGGCATTGAGATGACAACAGAAGATGGACAGAGATGTAAGGAAATAATGAATGTAATGGTTGAAATAATCAACCCAAAAGATAAAACAGTATCTTTAAAATACCCGTTGGGAGAAAAGGCAGTTGAAAGCTATACCCAACAGTTGTTATATGGTTCTAAGAACGAGTTTGTTTATAATTATTATGAGAGAATTAGAGAATACCCAAGTTATGATAAAAAATTAAAAAATGACCAAATAGAATATGTGATAGAAAAACTAAACAGTAACCCAACATCAAGAAGGTGCGTTATAAGTTTATGGAATCCATTTATTGACCAGAAAGTTAAGGATGTTCCATGTTTAAATCATGTTGGCTTCCAAAAACGAGGAAATAACTTATATATGAGTGTACTGTTCCGTTCTAATG from Methanotorris formicicus Mc-S-70 encodes the following:
- the dcd gene encoding dCTP deaminase, translating into MILSDKDILDYVKSERIIIEPFNPKNVGPCSYDVTLGDEFIIYKDEVYDLERELDYKRVKIKNSILVCPLNYKLTKEKEGYFKEKYGVDYVFEGGVLGTTNEYIELPNDICAQYQGRSSLGRVFLTSHQTAGWIDAGFKGKITLEIVAFDRPVILYINQRIGQLIFSKLLSPADIGYSERKTSKYAYQKTVMPSLIHKDKKH
- a CDS encoding thymidylate synthase; translation: MLCLKQRSVKNAYETLVPKILKEGIEMTTEDGQRCKEIMNVMVEIINPKDKTVSLKYPLGEKAVESYTQQLLYGSKNEFVYNYYERIREYPSYDKKLKNDQIEYVIEKLNSNPTSRRCVISLWNPFIDQKVKDVPCLNHVGFQKRGNNLYMSVLFRSNDILLAFHSNALGLIKLGEYVAEKTNSTLKTYTHFIYNAHIYVDRDMTEIKKYFSEYLKYL
- a CDS encoding TIGR00288 family NYN domain-containing protein, producing MWKKLGDLKSKLYIKTRKKGSNKIALLIDGPNMLRKEFNIDLDKIREALEEFGTIVIGRVYLNQYASDKLIEAIVNQGFEPRISAGDVDVEMAVDGTELIFNGNIDTIAYMTRDADFLPAIRKAKERGKKIIVIGAEPGFSTALQNIADHVIKIEENFALDREKLEKKKKERDANREKEEDEI